CGGATATTTGCAAAGCTGGAGCTGATCTGGTGGTGGTTGGTAACGCAATTGAGGACAATATGGATAAATTGTCGCTCATTTCTGATGCAATTCATAGTTTGTGAAATAATATGACCATCTCATGAAAAATCTGACATGCGCTATTTTCGTAATTTTTATGACTATCTCTTTTCTGTTTGCCCAGGAAATAGGGAACATTAATCCGCAGTTAACAGAGAGACCCTGGGTTGACAAGGAAACAAGGATCATTGATGGTCATTCCATTACACAGGTATTTGGAGAAACACCTGCGGTTTATCGTCATACAAACCTGGGGCCTATTACTACTGTTTCATTCAGATCTCCTGAGCAAGTTGCAGATTCCATCAGGGAAATTGCAATAATAAATAATTGGAGTGAAAGCGAATTGGATGAAAAACTTGATTATTTCAATAAAAATGCACCTGGGGGTTTGCTAAACATTTTTATCAGCCGTGCCGATGAAAGCCGGGCAAATTTCAAATGGTTTTTTGTGATCATCAGGGATAAAGAAGATCAAAAGGTGACGGAAATCGACCTTGATTATCAGGCACCTCAGTTACCCGAGGGTAATGGCTGGTGGAATTATACTACCGTGATGATCGATAAACCTGTTCAAATACCTTTTTTTATATATCTCAATGATAAACAAAGCAATCATCTATCCGATTTCAAATTTGAAATTTCACAGTAAAGCACATTTTGAATAAAAACAATAATCATGAACCGGACTATCAACACAATTCTTACACTGACATTTTTGGGATTATCCCTAACATCCATCTCTCAGGATAAAATGTTTACCCTGGAAGATGTGACGATGTTCAACCGGAGTCTTTATCCTGAAAGCATTTCAAATCTGCAGTGGATGGGAACCAGCGATTATTATTCATGGATTGCGCATAATAAGCTGGTTTCTTCAAAGGCAGGTTCTTCCCGCACCGACACTATTCTATCTGCAAATGATATTAATTGTGCTCTCAATAAAATCGAGGAGGATTCTATAAAAAGATTTCCCGGTATCCAATGGCTTGGTGATAATATTTTCATGTTCACACACAATCATCGTGTATTCCTTTATGACATCAGACTAAAGCAATTGCGGGAAATAAACAACTTTGATGATAATGCAGAAAACACAGATATTGAAGAGAATAATTTTGCTGTAGCATACACTTTGGGCAATAATTTGTACATAGCCCTTGAAGGCAGGCAGATTCAGGTTACAAAAGATGAAAACAAGCATGTAGTGAACGGGCAAACGGTACATCGCAATGAATTTGGTATAAACAAAGGTACTTTTTGGTCTACGAAAGGCAATAAACTTGCCTTTTACAGCAAAGATGAGTCTATGGTAGCGGATTATCCCATAGTAAATATTGGTAAAAGGATTGCAGAGCCGGAACCCATAAAATATCCGATGGCCGGAATGACCAGCGAGCAGGTAAAACTCGGGATTTATGATCTTGCTACAGGGAAAACAGTTTTCGTTAAAACCGGAGAGCCCGCAGATCAATATCTTACAAGCATATCCTGGAGCCCTGATGAAAAGCATATATATATTGCTTTACTGAACCGGGATCAGAACCATTTAAAATTAAATAAATATGATGCCGTTACCGGTGACCTGGTAGCCACATTATTTGAGGAGCAACACGAAAAATATGTGGAACCCGAGAATCCAATGTATTTCCTGCATAGCCGACCTGGGCTTTTCATATGGCAGTCTGAAAGGGACGGATTTAATCATCTATACTTATATGATACAGATGGGCAATTGGTAGATCAGCTTACCGATGGTGATTGGGTGGTAACTTCATTGCTGGGGACGGATCCCAAAGACCGTTATGTTTTTTTTACAGCGACTGCTGAGAGTCCGTTGAACAATGATATTTACTCCATTGATTTGAAAAACAGGGAGATGAAAAAATTGTCGCCAATGAATGGGACACATAACGTACTTTTTAATAAGAACGGTAAGTATTTGATAGATATTTTCAGTGATACAACAACCGCCAGAAGGTATGATATTATTGATCAAAAAGGGAAAGTATTACAAACATTATTGGAGAATAAAGACCCTCTGAAGGATTATGCGATGGGTACAATGGATATTTTCACCATTAAATCGGGTAACAGCGATGATCTTTATTGTCGATTGATCAAACCGGCAAATTTTGATCCGGGTAAGAAGTATCCTGTAATTATTTATGTATATGGGGGGCCTCATGCACAACTCGTGAGCAATTCATGGCTTGGGGGAGCAGGCTTATATTTGAATTTTCTGGCACAGCAGGGTTATGTAGTCTTTACTTTGGATAATCACGGGTCTGCCAATCGCGGCCTTGATTTTGAGCAGGCTGTTTTCCGGAACCTTGGTACCCTTGAGGTAGAAGATCAGATGAAGGGGGTTGAATTTTTAAGGAGCTTGCCATATGTTGATAAAGAAAGGATAGGAGTTGATGGATGGAGTTATGGTGGGTTTATGACGATATCCCTTTTGCTCAAACAACCCGATGATTTCAAAGCTGGGGTAGCCGGTGGACCGGTTACCGACTGGAGGTATTATGAAGTTATGTACGGGGAAAGATATATGGATACTCCGGATCAAAACCCGGATGGATATAAGGAAGCAAGTCTGTTGAACCATGCCGGTAAATTAAAGGGGAACCTTCTGATCATTCACGGCACCTCAGATCCGGTGGTAGTATGGCAACACAGCCTCGACCTGATTCAACACTTCATCCAGGAGGGCATCCAGGTTGATTATTTTGTATATCCGGGACATGGGCACGGGGTAGGAGGGCGCGACAGGCTGCATCTCAATCGGATGATTTTTGAGTATTTTCAGGATCATCTTTAAAACCTTCCTGTTTTGGCATTGTTTACTATTCTTTTTTTTACCTTTACGACCTTTTTTGGTAGGGGCCGGAAAAGTATGTTGATATGAAGATTCTATTTAACAGGAAATTTCTCAACCACAACATTGCATCAAATTTTGAGGGCGATTACAGGATCAAACCTTTTGCAGGTAAATTTGATGAAATTGATGTTGACGGG
The sequence above is drawn from the Bacteroidota bacterium genome and encodes:
- a CDS encoding S9 family peptidase, with the translated sequence MNRTINTILTLTFLGLSLTSISQDKMFTLEDVTMFNRSLYPESISNLQWMGTSDYYSWIAHNKLVSSKAGSSRTDTILSANDINCALNKIEEDSIKRFPGIQWLGDNIFMFTHNHRVFLYDIRLKQLREINNFDDNAENTDIEENNFAVAYTLGNNLYIALEGRQIQVTKDENKHVVNGQTVHRNEFGINKGTFWSTKGNKLAFYSKDESMVADYPIVNIGKRIAEPEPIKYPMAGMTSEQVKLGIYDLATGKTVFVKTGEPADQYLTSISWSPDEKHIYIALLNRDQNHLKLNKYDAVTGDLVATLFEEQHEKYVEPENPMYFLHSRPGLFIWQSERDGFNHLYLYDTDGQLVDQLTDGDWVVTSLLGTDPKDRYVFFTATAESPLNNDIYSIDLKNREMKKLSPMNGTHNVLFNKNGKYLIDIFSDTTTARRYDIIDQKGKVLQTLLENKDPLKDYAMGTMDIFTIKSGNSDDLYCRLIKPANFDPGKKYPVIIYVYGGPHAQLVSNSWLGGAGLYLNFLAQQGYVVFTLDNHGSANRGLDFEQAVFRNLGTLEVEDQMKGVEFLRSLPYVDKERIGVDGWSYGGFMTISLLLKQPDDFKAGVAGGPVTDWRYYEVMYGERYMDTPDQNPDGYKEASLLNHAGKLKGNLLIIHGTSDPVVVWQHSLDLIQHFIQEGIQVDYFVYPGHGHGVGGRDRLHLNRMIFEYFQDHL